AGAGAGTTTAGTAATGGAGGATTTGGCACACCTACCTACCGTACGTTTTACTCAGGAGAAGGACGAGTACCTGTACTATTCTGAAAACTTTGTGGATACATCAGATTCGTCTCTTATGTTTAACGTGACAGATCGTGCGACTTTGAATGGTATCTTGGAGCGTACGGATGCTTATGCGACGGGTTCTGGTTTCCTTGATGCTCAAAGTGTAAACGGTATTACAGTTATTCCACTTGAGGATAATTTGGATAACAAGATGGTTTATGTTCGCCGTAAAGGAATTAATTTGTCGTCGTGTGCTCTCAAGTTTGTCAATGTTATGTTTGACTACTTTGATACTTATAAACCATAGGAGGACTTATGCGTAAAGTTGCGATTCCTTTGGCTATTCTGGCTTTGATTGGTTTGGATCAGTGGGTCAAGCATTGGGTTGTGGCAAATATTTCCCTTAACCAAGTTATTAAGGCTATTCCTGGCGTTTTCAGCTTGACCTATCTACAGAACCGTGGTGCTGCTTTTTCGATTTTACAGAATCAGAAATATTTCTTTGTAATTTTGACGGTTCTAGTGATTGGTGCGGCTCTGTTCTATCTGGTTAAGAATTACCAGAAGAGTCTTTGGTTGGTTCTATCTTTGATTTTGATTATCTCAGGTGGTATTGGCAACTTTATCGACCGTGTGCATTTGGGTTACGTGGTTGATATGGTTCAGCTTGATTTTATCGATTTTGCAATATTTAACGTGGCAGACTCCTATCTAACGGTGGGTGTGCTGCTCTTGATTTTAATCTTATGGAAAGAGGAAAATGGAAGTCATCATTAAAGAGGCGGGAAACCGTCTGGACAAGTCTTTGGCCGATTTGACAGAATTGTCACGTAGTCAGGCCAATGAAGCGATTAAGGCTGGAACAGTATTAGTCAATGGTAAGTCGGCCAAGGCTAAGTATGTGGTAAAAGAGGGTGATGTCATCACCTATGTATTGCCTGAAGAAGAGGTCTTGGAATACAAGGCTGAAGATATTCCTTTGGATATTATCTACGAGGATGCGGATGTGGCAGTGGTCAACAAACCTCAAGGTATGGTGGTCCATCCATCAGCTGGCCACACATCTGGCACCTTGGTCAATGCTCTTATGTACCATGTCAAGGACCTTTCGTCTATCAATGGCGTGGTTCGTCCTGGGATTGTTCACCGTATCGATAAGGACACGTCTGGTCTCCTTATGATTGCTAAGAATGATAAGGCCCACAATGCTTTGGCAGCTGAGCTTAAGGATAAGAAGTCGCTTCGCAAGTATGTGGCTATCGTGCATGGCAATCTGCCTAACGATAGAGGTGTGATTGAGGCTCCGATTGGGCGTTCGGACAAAGACCGTAAGAAACAGGCAGTAACAGCTAAGGGAAAGCCTGCAGTAACACGCTTCACCGTTCTTGAACGTTTTGGCAACTATACGTTGGTAGAGTTGCAGCTGGAAACAGGTCGTACCCACCAGATTCGTGTGCACATGGCGTATATTGGTCACCCGGTGGCGGGAGATCCTCTTTATGGGCCACGTAAGACCCTCAAGGGCCATGGACAATTTCTACATGCTAAGACCCTTGGTTTCACGCATCCTACGACAGGCGAATTGGTCGAATTTACCGCAGAAGAACCCATTATTTTCAAGGAGACCTTGGAGAAATTGAAGAAATCTTAATAGTCATCCAACGGATGTTCTTTCTTGTGAGAGAGTGTCCGTTTTTTTTCTTGTAAAAGAGTCTGAAATTTGCTATAATCTACCTAATTAAATAAGTCCTTTAATTACTGTCCAGAGAGGCAGGCAAGGAGCCATGAGAAGTGCGCAGGTGAACTGTGCCATGTTTTTGTGTATCTCCTTGTTTCAAGGGGATTTTTTGTATTTAGAAAGGTTTTTTTATGAAGAAAAAAGAAATCGTCGATGACGTAACCATGAAACGTGCCATTACACGTATCACTTATGAGATTATTGAGCGAAACAAGAATCTCGACAAGATTGTCTTGGCTGGTATTAAGACACGTGGTGTTTATATTGCTCAGCGTATTCAAGAGCGCTTGAAACAATTGGAAAACCTTGATGTACCATTGATTGAGCTTGATACTAAGGCTTACCGTGATGATGTTAAATCTGAACAGGACACATCCCTTATTCCTATCGAAATTGATGGTACGGATGTTATCCTTGTAGATGATGTGCTCTACACAGGTCGTACTATCCGTGCTGCGATTGATAATATCGTTAGTCATGGACGTCCAGCGCGTGTTGGATTGGCTGTCTTGGTTGACCGTGGTCACCGTGAATTGCCAATCCGTGCGGACTATGTTGGTAAAAATATCCCAACAAGTGAGTCAGAAGAAATTGAAGTCTTGGTGACAGAAGTTGATGGTAAGGATAGTGTCAACATTATTGATCCAAACTAGATTTTAGTCTTTAGATAGGTGAGTTTACGATCCTACAATGATTCTTTCGCTGTGGTGGGAGAGTTGAGATGTTGGTTTAAATAAACACGGGACTCATTTCTTAGGAAAAAGATAAGTCCCCTACCCCTAGCACACTTTGGAGTGCATTGTCGACTTTCTATTTTTCTACAGAAATGTTTGGCTTAGCCAAAACGTCCCTTAGTGTCTTGTTAATTGAACACGCCCTAAGCCTTGTGTAAAAAAGATAAATACTCTTTGGAGCCATCGCTCCGTCATCGTATTTCCTATTTTTGCTTTAGGTTTTAGACGGGCTTTGTATCGTGTTTTTAAGGAGTATTTTGATATCGTGAATAACGTAAAATATGATGTGAATGATATGCCTAAAGTTGGTTTATTGGTGGGTTTGTCATTCCAGCACTTGTTTGCAATGTTTGGTGCGACGGTTCTTGTACCGATTTTGGTTGGGATTGATCCCGCTATTGCTCTTTTCTCATCTGGTTTGGGAACTTTGGCTCACTTGACGGTGACTAAGTACAAGATTCCAGCTTACATGGGGTCTAGTTTCGCCTATATTGCGGCTATGCAAATGCTTATGAAGACTGACGGTATCGGAGCGGTGGCTCAAGGTGCCATGGCTGGAGGTTTGGTCTACTTGATTGTTGCCTTGGTTGTTAAGTATGTGGGGAATGCTTGGATTGATAGAGTCCTACCGCCAATTGTGGTTGGTCCAATTATCATCGTAATCGGTTTGAGTCTTGCGGCAAATGCAGTCAAGGATGCGACAATGGTTAATGATACCTATAGTATCTTTAGTCTTGTGATTTCTATGGTAACTCTCTTTTCCGTCATCCTCTTTAATATGTATGGTAAGAAAATCATCGGTGTTATCCCAATTTTACTTGGTTTAATCGTGGGTTACATTTTCTCAGTGGTTCTTGGTTGGTTAACGGGCCATGAGTTTGTCCAATTTTCAAAAGTTGCGGCTGCTCATTGGTTCCAAGTTCCAAGTTTTGACATTCCGTTTGTGAATTATGACTTCAAACTCTATCCAAGTGCGATTTTGACAATGGCTCCGATTGCCTTTGTGACAATGACCGAACACTTTGGGCATGTTATGGTTTTGAATAGTTTAACTGGACGTGATTACTTTAAAGATCCAGGTCTTGATCGTACTCTAACAGGTGATGGTTTGGCACAGATTATCGCTGGTTTCTTTGGAGCTCCGCCAGTAACTTCTTATGGTGAAAATATTGGAGTTATGGCCCTCAGTAAGGTCTACTCAGTTTACGTTATTGCGGGTGCAGCAGTGATTGCGGTCTTGATGAGTTTTATTGGTAAGGTGTCTGCTCTCTTGAGTTCCATACCAACAGCTGTTTTGGGTGGAATTTCAATTGCCCTCTTTGGGGTTATCGCTGCTAGCGGTTTGAAAATTTTAGTTGAACATAAGATTGATTTTGATAATAAAAAGAATCTCTTGATTGCTAGTGTTATCTTGGTATCTGGTATCGGTGGTTTGATGATTGATCTTGGTGGTTTTCAAATCACGGGTGTGGCAAGCTCAACCATTCTTGGAATATTGCTTTATCAAATCTTGCCAGATCCTAATAAAGGTAGCAAGAACTAATCAATCATTAAAAAAGGAAAAACTATGGCGATTGCAGATGGGAAAGTGTCACTAAAACATTTGGTGACTATGGAAACCCTCACGAATGAAGAGGTCTTGGGCATGATTCGTCGAGGTGGAGATTTTAAAAACGGTAGAGCTGATTTCCAGCTGGATCGACAGTATTTCGCTGCCAATCTCTTTTTTGAAAATTCAACACGAACACATAAGTCCTTTGAAGTAGCTGAGAAAAAACTTGGATTGGACGTGATTGAGTTTGATGCTGGGACTAGCTCAGTAAATAAGGGTGAAACCCTCTATGATACGATTTTGACGATGTCTGCTTTGGGTGTTGATATCTGTGTGGTTCGCCACTCGGAAGTCGATTACTACAAGCAGTTGATTGACAGTAGGACTATTCAGACTTCTATTGTTAATGGTGGTGACGGTTCTGGGCAACACCCAAGTCAGTGTTTGCTTGATTTGATGACAATTTATGAAGAGTTCGGAACTTTTGGAAATCTAAAGATTTGTATTGCAGGCGATATTACGCATTCGCGTGTAGCTAAGTCAAATATGCGAATTCTCAAGCGTTTGGGAGCACAGATTTATTTTGCTGGCCCTACAGAGTGGTATTCAAGTGAGTTTGATGTTTATGGTCAGCATGTGGCCATTGACGACGTCATTGAGGACTTGAATGTACTCATGTTGCTTCGTGTTCAGCACGAACGTCATAGGAATGACAAAGGATTTTCAAAAGAAGAGTACCATACTCTCTATGGTTTGACTGAAGAACGTTATGCCAAGTTAGCAGATCAAGCAATCATTATGCACCCAGCTCCGGTTAATCGTGATGTGGAAATTGCTGATAGCTTGGTTGAGGCACCTAAGGCACGTATCGTTACTCAGATGCAAAATGGAGTCTTTGTCCGTATGGCGATTATCGAAGCTATTTTAAATGGCAAAGCGTAAACAACGTTAACAGATTCCTGAGAGAATCAGACGAAAAAGAACACGCCCTAAGCCTTGTGCAAACGAATTACTTTTTGGCTCAGCTGCATTATTGTTGTTTGCTTTAGACTTGAGACGGGCCTTGTTCTAAGTGAAAGGAACAATTTACTATAATGGCAAAACGTTTACTTATTTTAGAAGACGGCACTATTTTTGAAGGTCAAGCCTTCGGTGCTGATGTGCATGTGACGGGTGAAATCGTCTTTAATACTGGTATGACGGGTTATCAAGAATCTATCACTGACCAGTCTTACAACGGTCAAATTTTGACTTTTACTTATCCACTGGTTGGAAACTATGGGGTTAACCGTGATGACTATGAGTCAATCACGCCAACAACTAAGGGAGTGGTTGTTTCAGAGGCTAGCCGTCGTGCCAGCAATTGGCGTAACCAAATGACCTTGGATGAGTTTTTGAAAGCTAAAAACATCCCGGGTGTTTCTGGTATTGATACACGTGCTTTGACTAAGATTATCCGTCAACATGGTACCATGAAGGCGACTTTGGCTAAACCTGGAGACAGCATTGAGCACTTGCAAGATCAATTGCGTGCCACTGTTTTGCCAACCAACAATATTGAGCAGGTATCGACTAAGACAGCCTACCCAGCACCTGGTGTTGGTAAAAATATTGTTTTGGTTGACTTTGGTCTGAAGCACTCAATCTTACGTGAATTCTCAAAACGTGATTGTAATGTGACGGTTGTTCCTCATGACATCACAGCTGAAGAAATTCTCCATCTCAATCCAGATGGTGTGATGTTATCTAATGGTCCAGGTAACCCTGAAGATGTGCCTCATGCACTTGATATGATTCGTGGCATCCAAGGCAAAATACCAATTTTTGGTATTTGTATGGGTCACCAGTTGTTTAGTTTGGCGAATGGTGCCAAGGCCTACAAGATGAAGTTTGGTCACCGTGGATTTAACCATGCGGTTCGTGAAATTGCGACTGGTCGTGTTGATTTCACCAGCCAAAACCATGGTTATGCCATTGACCGTGACACACTTCCAGAGTGCCTCATGGTAACGCACGAAGAGATTAATGATAAATCAGTTGAAGGTGTTCGTCACCGTGATTTCCCTGCCTTCTCAGTGCAATTCCACCCAGATGCAGCGCCTGGTCCACACGATGCGAGCTATCTCTTTGATGAGTTCTTAGAATTGATTGATGCTTTCCAAGCTGAAAATGCACGTCGTTAATTGCAACTGTCTAGTAACTATAATGGGGTGTGACCCTTGTTTTCCCCAGTCTACTACCTTATTTAATGACAACCAGAGAGTTGTCAAATAGAAAGGAGAATTAAGGACTTGTATTCAGTTAAAGAGACTAATTAAACTGTATTGTTTTCAATTTTAGTGATGCTTGCTTTGATTACAAGGAGTTACAGATTCCTTATCAAGTTAAAAGCGTCATGTTAAAAATATTATCTTAAACTGAACACGGACGGAAAGCTCGGAATTTAGAACAATCGTTTTGGATGCTGGCATCCTGCAACGATTGCCTAAAATCCTAGCGCTTTCTGGTCGTCCTTTGTATCTTAAATATGCCTAAACGTTCTGATATTAAAAAAATTATGGTTATCGGGTCTGGTCCTATTATCATTGGTCAGGCTGCTGAGTTCGACTACGCTGGTACGCAAGCTTGCTTGGCTTTGAAAGAAGAAGGCTACAGTGTTGTTCTTGTTAACTCTAACCCTGCGACTATCATGACTGATAAGGAAATCGCAGACAAGGTTTACATTGAACCTATTACGCTTGAGTTTGTCACACGTATTCTTCGTAAAGAGCGTCCTGATGCCCTCTTGCCAACACTTGGTGGACAGACTGGTTTGAATATGGCCATGGAATTGTCAAAAGCTGGTATTCTTGATGAGCTTGGAGTAGAGCTTTTGGGAACAAAATTGTCTGCCATTGACCAAGCCGAAGACCGTGACCTTTTCAAACAATTGATGGAAGAGTTGGAACAACCAATTCCAGAATCAGAAATTGTAAATACGGTTGAAGAAGCAGTTGCCTTTGCGACAGAGATTGGCTACCCAGTTATCGTTCGTCCAGCCTTTACCCTTGGTGGTACTGGTGGTGGTATGTGTGCTAACGAAGAAGAACTCCGTGAAATCGCTGAAAATGGATTGAAATTGTCACCAGTAACCCAATGTTTGATTGAGCGTTCGATCGCTGGTTTCAAAGAAATCGAATACGAAGTTATGCGTGATGCCGAAGACAATGCTCTTGTGGTATGTAA
This region of Streptococcus thermophilus genomic DNA includes:
- a CDS encoding uracil-xanthine permease family protein, which encodes MNNVKYDVNDMPKVGLLVGLSFQHLFAMFGATVLVPILVGIDPAIALFSSGLGTLAHLTVTKYKIPAYMGSSFAYIAAMQMLMKTDGIGAVAQGAMAGGLVYLIVALVVKYVGNAWIDRVLPPIVVGPIIIVIGLSLAANAVKDATMVNDTYSIFSLVISMVTLFSVILFNMYGKKIIGVIPILLGLIVGYIFSVVLGWLTGHEFVQFSKVAAAHWFQVPSFDIPFVNYDFKLYPSAILTMAPIAFVTMTEHFGHVMVLNSLTGRDYFKDPGLDRTLTGDGLAQIIAGFFGAPPVTSYGENIGVMALSKVYSVYVIAGAAVIAVLMSFIGKVSALLSSIPTAVLGGISIALFGVIAASGLKILVEHKIDFDNKKNLLIASVILVSGIGGLMIDLGGFQITGVASSTILGILLYQILPDPNKGSKN
- the lspA gene encoding signal peptidase II — translated: MRKVAIPLAILALIGLDQWVKHWVVANISLNQVIKAIPGVFSLTYLQNRGAAFSILQNQKYFFVILTVLVIGAALFYLVKNYQKSLWLVLSLILIISGGIGNFIDRVHLGYVVDMVQLDFIDFAIFNVADSYLTVGVLLLILILWKEENGSHH
- a CDS encoding aspartate carbamoyltransferase catalytic subunit, with protein sequence MAIADGKVSLKHLVTMETLTNEEVLGMIRRGGDFKNGRADFQLDRQYFAANLFFENSTRTHKSFEVAEKKLGLDVIEFDAGTSSVNKGETLYDTILTMSALGVDICVVRHSEVDYYKQLIDSRTIQTSIVNGGDGSGQHPSQCLLDLMTIYEEFGTFGNLKICIAGDITHSRVAKSNMRILKRLGAQIYFAGPTEWYSSEFDVYGQHVAIDDVIEDLNVLMLLRVQHERHRNDKGFSKEEYHTLYGLTEERYAKLADQAIIMHPAPVNRDVEIADSLVEAPKARIVTQMQNGVFVRMAIIEAILNGKA
- a CDS encoding RluA family pseudouridine synthase, whose translation is MEVIIKEAGNRLDKSLADLTELSRSQANEAIKAGTVLVNGKSAKAKYVVKEGDVITYVLPEEEVLEYKAEDIPLDIIYEDADVAVVNKPQGMVVHPSAGHTSGTLVNALMYHVKDLSSINGVVRPGIVHRIDKDTSGLLMIAKNDKAHNALAAELKDKKSLRKYVAIVHGNLPNDRGVIEAPIGRSDKDRKKQAVTAKGKPAVTRFTVLERFGNYTLVELQLETGRTHQIRVHMAYIGHPVAGDPLYGPRKTLKGHGQFLHAKTLGFTHPTTGELVEFTAEEPIIFKETLEKLKKS
- a CDS encoding carbamoyl phosphate synthase small subunit is translated as MAKRLLILEDGTIFEGQAFGADVHVTGEIVFNTGMTGYQESITDQSYNGQILTFTYPLVGNYGVNRDDYESITPTTKGVVVSEASRRASNWRNQMTLDEFLKAKNIPGVSGIDTRALTKIIRQHGTMKATLAKPGDSIEHLQDQLRATVLPTNNIEQVSTKTAYPAPGVGKNIVLVDFGLKHSILREFSKRDCNVTVVPHDITAEEILHLNPDGVMLSNGPGNPEDVPHALDMIRGIQGKIPIFGICMGHQLFSLANGAKAYKMKFGHRGFNHAVREIATGRVDFTSQNHGYAIDRDTLPECLMVTHEEINDKSVEGVRHRDFPAFSVQFHPDAAPGPHDASYLFDEFLELIDAFQAENARR
- the pyrR gene encoding bifunctional pyr operon transcriptional regulator/uracil phosphoribosyltransferase PyrR translates to MKKKEIVDDVTMKRAITRITYEIIERNKNLDKIVLAGIKTRGVYIAQRIQERLKQLENLDVPLIELDTKAYRDDVKSEQDTSLIPIEIDGTDVILVDDVLYTGRTIRAAIDNIVSHGRPARVGLAVLVDRGHRELPIRADYVGKNIPTSESEEIEVLVTEVDGKDSVNIIDPN